Below is a window of Candidatus Bathyarchaeia archaeon DNA.
TGCTTGAGCTCCCCTCACCGACACAACCTTAGCTTGCGGCACAGGCTGCCTGTAGGCGATGTATGAAAGAGTTCGTAAGGGCCCCTCAGTTAGTAGAGGCTTGATGGCGAGTCGTCTCACACGGGGCACATACTCAGGCTTGAGTTGCATAACAAACCTCTCATCATTTAACTCCAAAACTTCGAGAGCGCTATCTCTCTTTCGATACTCCTCCGCTAACGCACGTGCTACCATCTGTGCCTTCTTCCGCGAGGTTATCCCCGTTATGGAACATATTGTCTTCAACTCCAGAGGGCGACCCGCCACGTATAGAGAAGCCTCAACAAGGCTCACTTTGTGTTTTAAATCCTCTTCACTTGTTAACGTCGCTTTTTCCGACGCCTTCGCCTCACAAACAGCTGGCTGATCTTCTGTAGATGGTTTATCAGATGGTGATGTTTGGGCCACTCTTACCTGGCTCCTTTACCAATGTTATATATATCTCCCCGCCCTCTTCTCTTTGGGATAGTTCTATAAGGTTATCCGTCGCTAAAAATAGTAACAGCAGAAATGTAAGTATCACTTCCGCTCGATCTTTGCCTCTGACTATTTTGGAGAAAGTTAGAAAACCTTCGGATGAGGCTTCTCTAAGATGTTCGTAGAGCACTTTAAGCTTGTCCGATATCTCTATAAAGAATCTATCATAATCCTGAAAACCCTCAGTAGGTGGCGAGAGCAGTAGTTGGGGTTTAGCAGGCTTCACGGAGGCCTCTGCCTTTATAGCCTCTTCCAGAGCCTCGATTAGGCTTCCTAATGTTGTTGAAGTATATTCGTAGCGGAAGGGAAGCTGTATAGGGGGAGGGATGAACTCGGCTGGCTTCTCCACCGGCGGCGGAGGCGGCTCTTCTAGCTTCAGGATTAATTCCGACTGTAACCGTAGAACGATGCAAGCTGAGAGCAGAGCAGTACCAGAGACGGAGAAGTCTATGTAGCCGGTTTTCTTCATCTCGGTTATGAAGGAGGAGAGAACGTGTGCTATGTTTACATCCCAAGGTTTTATTCTCTGCAGTTTTATTAGGTCAAAGAGCACATGCCAAGGTGGCTTAAGCCAGAAAGGTTTCTCAACAGTCTTCTTGCTCGTGTTTATGCCACCTTCGGCATAGAATAAACATAGGATACGCCATTTCTTCCATGTATCCCTATAACCTTGTTAGCCTTCGTCGCCATCGGTTCCTTAAAGGTTATCGCTATAATTTGAGATGTCTGAGCTTCCTTGGCGAGGAGATCTGCAAGCCTTTGCGTGTTTACGGGGTCCAGGTGAGCGTCAATCTCGTCGAAGATATAGAATGGGGAGGTCTTCGTCAAGGTTTGAAGGGCGAAAATATAACAGACTGCTACCACAGACTTCTCACCGCCGCTGGCCCCAGTTACTAGGATTGGAGCTTTACCCGGAAACTCAACGAGGATGTCTAGTCCTTCTTCGAAGGGGTTTTCTGGGTTTTGTAGCTGAAGCCAACCTTTACCTCCAGTTATCAGATGGAAGGATTCGGAGAATTTCTGATTCACCTTCTCTAACGCAGATAAGAATGTATCTCGTTTCTCCCGCTCTATTGACTCCATAAATCGCAGAATTGCTCGTTTCTCTTCTTCAAGCTGATTGATTCTAACTGAGAGTTCTTTGTAGTTCTTCTTTTGAGGTTCATATGACTCGACGGCAGTCATATTTATCTTGTCGGCTAGGTTTTCGAACTCTTCACGGAGACGTTCAATAGAAGATTCCAAAATGGCAAGATCGTCTGCTTTTATCTCGATAGAAAGGTCAAAGCCGGTGAGTTTTAGCTCTCTCTCAGCCTGTTCAATTTCCATCTGGTGTCTAATCATCTCTTGTTTAAGAGAATTAACTGCATCATTTCGTTGTTCAAGCTCTTTTGCAGCAGTCCTCAATTGCTTGTTTATTTCTTCGATGGCTTCGTTGAATCTTTTGGCCTCTTCCTTCTTCGCTAATAGCACGGTTGAAAGTTTCTCCTTTGAGGACTCCAACTCTTTCAAACGTGAAGTAGCCTCTTCCAGCTGTTTCGTTGTCATCTCTATTCTCCTTTTGTGGGCGTTTATGTTCTTCCTTATCCC
It encodes the following:
- the scpB gene encoding SMC-Scp complex subunit ScpB, with the protein product MAQTSPSDKPSTEDQPAVCEAKASEKATLTSEEDLKHKVSLVEASLYVAGRPLELKTICSITGITSRKKAQMVARALAEEYRKRDSALEVLELNDERFVMQLKPEYVPRVRRLAIKPLLTEGPLRTLSYIAYRQPVPQAKVVSVRGAQAYEHISELSRMGLISKEKFGKSQLLRTTDLFADYFNLGRDLRFMRKQLEALYAQVSPTKKEEPTPKRNEPTELEK